From one Lolium rigidum isolate FL_2022 chromosome 4, APGP_CSIRO_Lrig_0.1, whole genome shotgun sequence genomic stretch:
- the LOC124649962 gene encoding ethanolamine-phosphate cytidylyltransferase-like, with the protein MVGAVKWVDDVIPDAPYAITEEFMKKLFTEYNIDYIIHGDDPCLLPDGTDAYALAKNAGRYKQIKRTEGVSTTDIVGRMLLCVRERSALDRRNHSSLQRQFSSGHGQKIDDSGSGSATRISHFLPTSRRIVQFSNSRGPGPDSRIVYIDGAFDLFHAGHVEILRLARELGDFLLVGIHTDQTISSTRGPHRPIMNLHERSLSVLACRYVDEVIIGAPWDISKDMITTFNISLVVQGTIAENMDFAKDESHPYAVPMEMGIYRRLESPLDITTSTIIRRIVSNHEAYQKRNEKKEASEKKYYEGKNFVNGE; encoded by the exons ATGGTCGGCGCCGTGAAATGGGTGGATGATGTTATTCCAGATGCACCATATGCCATAACTGAAGAATTCATGAAGAAGCTATTCACTGAGTACAAtatagattacatcatccatggcGATGATCCTTGTCTGCTCCCAGATGGCACCGACGCGTATGCCCTTGCCAAAAATGCCGGCAGATACAAGCAGATTAAAAGAACCGAGGGTGTGTCAACAACAGACATTGTTG GAAGAATGCTTCTTTGTGTTAGAGAGAGATCAGCTTTGGATAGACGCAACCACTCTTCACTACAGAGGCAGTTCAGTTCTGGGCATGGTCAGAAGATTGACGATAGTGGATCTGGAAGTGCAACTAGGATATCTCATTTCCTTCCGACATCTCGGAGAATAGTTCAGTTCTCAAATAGCAGG GGTCCAGGACCAGATTCTCGGATAGTTTACATAGATGGTGCATTTGATCTGTTCCATGCTGGACATGTTGAG ATATTGCGACTTGCTCGAGAGCTTGGTGATTTCTTGCTTGTGGGTATCCACACAGATCAGACCATAAG TTCTACACGAGGACCACATCGCCCAATCATGAATCTCCATGAGCGAAGTTTAAGTGTCCTAGCCTGCCGTTATGTTGATGAAGTAATCATTGGTGCTCCATGGGACATTTCAAAAGACATG ATTACAACATTCAATATTTCATTAGTCGTTCAAGGAACCATTGCGGAGAACATGGATTTTGCGAAG GATGAATCACATCCGTATGCTGTCCCAATGGAGATGGGCATTTACCGTAGACTGGAGAGCCCTTTGGATATCACTACTAGTACCATTATAAGGAGGATAGTTTCTAACCATGAAGCCTACCAG AAGCGGAACGAAAAGAAGGAAGCCAGCGAGAAGAAGTATTACGAGGGTAAAAACTTCGTGAATGGAGAGTAA